In one Papilio machaon chromosome 15, ilPapMach1.1, whole genome shotgun sequence genomic region, the following are encoded:
- the LOC106721022 gene encoding mitogen-activated protein kinase kinase kinase 7, which translates to MASSVQDSPVVHQTFVEEIDYSEIQELSVVGKGAFGVVWKGLWRNTYVAVKHINSEAEKREFAIEVRQLSRVSHPNIVRLYGACTKGAHVCLVMEYAEGGSLYNVLHNRPKPKYTAAHAMSWALQCAEGVAYLHAMKPKPLIHRDLKPPNLLLVGGGQRLKICDFGTAADKATYMTNNKGSAAWMAPEVFEGSSYTEKCDVFSWGIILWEVLSRRKPFEEGGSAFRIMWAVHTGQRPNLIEGCPEPIEQLMTQCWDKVPAERPSMAKVVEIMTALCAFFPGADIPIDYNDCEDDDAEYSDEDFMMYDTHDSIGTDPDNVTQAHNSLNYIDETTSNPIIYTGRPELSPRPRSLVETQVNKLQNLMASEAQPRTAVMHNNDLETQNRIGPVRIPQQFKKPEAYVEAGRSPVTINRTSSSPVSSEKTYMPSEGSTPQDTLRIVRSPAIFSESSSPRRLSPIVNYNIGNMNPRHIDIEQYWNRESEKSSVRSPSVMSNTNSSRKEDYNQNYCDRLSAANSPVTPREFNGNAQQKLDARYQTPLQIEVDPNAWELNDLPLDFDGYVEVKNMAGFDKFIPVGNSSGSTPAEGAAQPAPDPDLDSMHMMLDPHLRPISPDLSNEESKRIFEEHKQLAQEYLKTQTELAYLSNHKSELEEQMDSDELRQKREVIQLENEKDSLLKLYCTLKKQLARAENESWLLQEDMPHE; encoded by the exons GTTGTAGGTAAAGGCGCTTTTGGTGTGGTATGGAAAGGCTTATGGCGGAATACGTATGTCGCTGTGAAACATATCAATTCGGAAGCAGAGAAGCGTGAATTTGCGATAGAAGTCCGGCAATTGTCGCGTGTATCACATCCAAATATTGTGCGACTGTATGGAGCTTGTACTAAAGGTGCTCATGTCTGTCTTGTAATGGAATATGCAGAAGGAGGTTCGTTATACAATGTGCTCCACAACAGACCTAAGCCTAAATACACAGCCGCACATGCTATGAGCTGGGCCCTACAGTGTGCTGAG GGTGTTGCATACTTACATGCTATGAAACCCAAACCATTAATACACAGAGATTTGAAACcaccaaatttattattagtcgGAGGTGGCCAAAGACTTAAAATATGTGATTTTGGCACGGCAGCTGATAAAGCTACATACATGACAAACAACAAGGGAAGTGCAGCATGGATGGCACCTGAG GTGTTTGAAGGATCGTCATATACAGAAAAATGTGATGTATTTTCATGGGGAATTATTCTTTGGGAGGTGCTGTCCAGGAGGAAGCCCTTTGAGGAAGGTGGATCAGCATTCAGGATAATGTGGGCAGTTCATACAG GACAAAGGCCGAATCTCATAGAAGGTTGTCCTGAGCCAATAGAACAACTAATGACACAATGCTGGGATAAAGTGCCAGCAGAAAGACCAAGTATGGCGAAa gTGGTGGAAATTATGACAGCGCTTTGCGCTTTCTTCCCCGGTGCTGATATACCAATCGATTACAATGACTGTGAGGACGATGATGCTGAGTATTCAGATGAAGATTTTATGATGTATGATACACATGACAGCATCGGAACTGACCCTGATAATGTAACTCAAGCGCACAATTCTCTGAATTATATAGACGAAACGACGTCAAATCCAATCATATACACAGGCAGACCTGAACTGTCACCCAGACCTCGAAGTCTCGTTGAAACTCAAGTCAATAAACTACAAAACCTTATGGCATCTGAGGCTCAACCGAGAACAGCAGTCATGCATAATAATGATTTAGAGACCCAGAATAGAATAGGACCAGTTAGGATCCcgcaacaatttaaaaagccCGAAGCATATGTTGAAGCTGGTAGATCACCGGTCACTATAAACCGTACATCGAGTTCTCCGGTATCATCAGAGAAGACTTATATGCCTAGTGAAGGTAGCACACCTCAAGATACTCTACGTATAGTTCGCAGTCCGGCTATATTTAGTGAGAGTTCATCACCTAGAAGACTGTCTCCGATcgttaattataacattggCAATATGAACCCAAGGCATATAGATATAGAGCAATATTGGAATAGAGAGAGTGAGAAATCATCAGTTCGAAGCCCGTCTGTGATGAGTAATACAAACTCGTCAAGGAAGGAAGattataatcaaaattactGTGATAGATTAAGCGCTGCCAACAGCCCAGTCACACCTAGAGAGTTCAATGGAAATGCACAACAAAAGTTGGACGCTCGTTATCAGACTCCATTGCAGATTGAAGTTGACCCG AATGCGTGGGAGCTGAACGACTTGCCGCTTGATTTTGACGGTTACGTGGAAGTCAAGaacatggcgggatttgataaatttatccCAGTGG GTAACAGTAGCGGGTCGACGCCGGCAGAGGGCGCCGCGCAGCCCGCCCCCGACCCTGACCTGGACTCGATGCACATGATGCTGGACCCACACCTGCGTCCCATCTCACCTGACCTCAGCAACGAGGAGTCCAAGCGGATCTTCGAGGAGCACAAGCAACTAGCACAGGAATACCTTAAA ACGCAGACAGAACTGGCGTACCTGAGCAACCACAAATCAGAGCTGGAGGAGCAGATGGACTCGGATGAGCTGCGACAGAAGAGAGAGGTCATACAACTTGAAAATGAGAAG GACTcgttacttaaattatactgTACCCTAAAGAAGCAATTGGCGCGGGCTGAGAACGAGAGTTGGTTACTACAGGAGGACATGCCGCACGAGTGA